A section of the Triticum dicoccoides isolate Atlit2015 ecotype Zavitan chromosome 7A, WEW_v2.0, whole genome shotgun sequence genome encodes:
- the LOC119328789 gene encoding uncharacterized protein LOC119328789 yields MATSGDQSGACGSAAAKGSKLRYPLRSAGRGKLEPATADAPPTAPASRRAKPSSDVTKSCALDLSAVKDKSAKPPRRHSIPTKPGVSPRPTPTGTITPVSGVRSRRSDSLGRCDTPTSEASMSTARRKFSTLSSVSYWMTQIRLAEAASKHSISLCFFKLALESECEPLDRMREELKAYVARHGLATELEEPVKEILQVYDIVEDFEKLKISLDSSQEPKKSDKSAVSAANVTPKGNLKPRSLNSVATQSKDGKKENIQKEKPDAKIRGSYNKNPAKNAPAKEGAKNTVKKTKKQAKEQQEDCNGGSEVSPVEADQESVDVVKEITYEDKENMGDAEMAIDAGNAVAQEV; encoded by the exons ATGGCCACCTCCGGCGATCAGTCGGGCGCCTGCG GGTCTGCGGCGGCGAAGGGGTCCAAGCTGCGGTACCCGCTGCGGTCGGCCGGCCGGGGGAAGTTGGAGCCGGCGACGGCGGACGCTCCTCCTACCGCCCCTGCTTCGCGAAG GGCCAAGCCATCTTCAGATGTCACCAAGAGCTGTGCTCTCGATCTTTCTGCCGTGAAGGATAAATCAGCTAAACCTCCGCGGAGGCACTCAATACCAACAAAGCCAGGTGTTAGTCCAAGGCCTACTCCTACTGGAACTATTACTCCAGTCTCAGGGGTTCGGTCTAGGAGGTCAGACAGCCTCGGGAGGTGTGATACCCCGACATCAGAAGCATCCATGTCCACTGCAAGGCGCAAGTTCAGTACACTCTCCTCAGTCTCATATTGGATGACACAGATTAGGCTTGCAGAGGCTGCTTCCAAGCACTCTATCTCTCTGTGCTTCTTCAAGCTCGCCCTTGAGTCAGAATGCGAG CCTCTGGATAGGATGAGAGAAGAACTCAAGGCTTATGTGGCCAGGCATGGCCTTGCAACAGAATTGGAGGAGCCGGTGAAGGAGATTCTTCAGGTTTATGATATCGTGGAAGATTTTGAGAAGCTAAAGATCTCTCTGGACTCCTCACAGGAGCCAAAAAAGTCAGACAAGTCTGCTGTTAGTGCCGCCAATGTGACTCCAAAGGGTAATCTGAAACCTAGGTCTCTGAACTCTGTTGCAACTCAGAGTAAAGATGGCAAGAAAGAGAACATTCAGAAGGAGAAACCTGATGCAAAGATCAGAGGTTCCTATAACAAGAATCCAGCCAAAAATGCTCCTGCAAAAGAAGGTGCCAAAAATACTGTCAAGAAAACCAAGAAGCAGGCTAAGGAGCAGCAAGAAGATTGTAATGGAGGCAGTGAGGTTTCGCCAGTTGAGGCAGACCAAGAATCTG TTGATGTGGTGAAGGAGATC